The genome window ATCCGATGTTAGCTATACTGCAGCAGCAAATACAAGAAAATCGTTCAAAAGTATCTGGACAGCTTCCAAGCCATCCAAAAGATATTTACGAGGCTAAGGTTTCACAATACATTAATTATTTGAATAGCATACAGCCAAATCAGTCAAATCAAGCTCAAATAGATAGTGTAATAGATAGTTTAGTGACAGAAATGAGAAAGTTAAGTGTGGATCAATTTAATCAAAAATTAAGTGAGATTGCACCTCTTGTCGGTATAAAGGCATATGAAGGTTTGGTCTCGAAAGTATATAAAATTCAGCAAGCTAACTTATTACAAATAACGACTACAGATGAAAGCTCGAGATCTGACAAAAATTGGAAAAATCCTGCACTATATTCTTTAAGTTCAGAGCTTGACAAAAAAGGATTAGAATATTTAGGTTTAGCTGGCGACGCATTTGCTCAGAAATCAAAACAACCTGATACGTTAGCTATAGAAACAGATGCAGATGTTGGATTTAATCCAAATTGGGGGAATGGGTATTTTATGCCGACTGCTAATATGAATAGCTTACCGAAAAATTTAGCTGTAACCCCACCTATAAATGTAAGGTCACTATATAACTCTCCGCAAGCTCAACAGTTTCGAGAAAATCATAAAACTGCTATAATAAATGCTATAAACTCCCTAAGCTCTTCAGGAGTACCTAAGGAATCAATAGATCCGACAATAATCAAATCTTTACCTTATTTAGATAATGATCAATATCAAGAAGTAGTATTAAGAGTTGATAGAGTTCATGATATAAATACACGGGGTTATTTATTAAGCAAACTTAAACAACTAGGAGAATTAGAAGTAAGAGAACTTACAGGTGTATATGCTTCACTATATAATACTGCTACCCCTGAAGTACTAAGAGAAGCTGAAGCTTTACTTGATAGATCACAAGGTAGGCTAAATTTAGTTGATAGTACTATTAAAGGTACACAGCCATTATCTAATTTATCTACTATATATGAGCCGGTTAGTTATGAGAATTTAGCATCAGAAACAATATATAATAGAGAGCAACCTAAATCATCTATAAGTTGTAAGAATACTGGTAAACGAAAATTAGCTAAAACACCATTATTCAGTGCTGAGCTTGATAAGAAATTAGATTATTTAGATTTAGGAGATAAACTACTAAAAGTAGAGGAAGATAGAAGAGTTAAGGAAAAGCAAGCTATTGCCATATTGAATCAATATCAAGATCCAGAAAACCTAGAATTTAAGCGGTTAGCTATAGAAGCTCTAGACTTATCTTCAAAAGAATCACAATTAAAAGAAAAAAGGAAAGCCATAGAAGCAGCATTTTCTTTAAATGAAGGGTATTCAAGCACAGATGTATCATCATCACGTTCCTATTCAGCTGGCGACATAAGCGATTTACTTAGTAATACAGAATCAAATCTATCCCGTTCCCCTTCAATTAACGGCTTAGAGGATTTAAGCGGTTCTAATGTTATGAAATTAGGGAAATTAAAATCTGAACATGAAAAAATAGCCAATGATTATAAGGCTAAGGAATTGGAGTTAGATACTTTAAATCACGATGATCCAAAATTTAAGAAGTTAATGCTCGAAGTATTTGAGATGTCAAAAGAAAAGATTTGGTTAGAAGGGGAGATAAAGCATCTAAATACGGAATCTAAGCCTAAGGTAACTGAGAGTAAGCCGGTATTTTCACGTTCATCTTCAGCTAGTAGCTTAAACATATTTGGTAGTAATGAAGATTTATCAGGGGATAATACAGGAGATATAGGAGTAGGTCATAGATATGGAGCTGAGGATAGCTGTCCAACTCCGGACCAGTCAAGCTCAAAGATAGCCAATAGTAGTGATAAAAATTCAAGTGAAACTAAATTAGCTCTTCTACGGACATATCAAATGGCAGTAATAGTTAAAAGGCAAGAACTGGAACAATTGCCAAGTACAAGCTCAGAAGCTGCTCAAATCGTTCAGCAGATTGAAGTGCTGAGAGAAGAAGAAGAACTTGTAAGTAAGGTTTTGAGTAGAGCTGAAAAAGACCCGTTAGCATTTGATCAAGCTTTTTCTTTTGAAGAAATAAATAAGGAGCTTAAGAAATACGATGCAGAAATCCCTATATCCTTGGATCCACAATATAATTCAGACGAAGATATTGCGATTTTAGTCAGTAGTTTAGATGAGGAGGTTGAAAAATTCAATCGTGAAATGGATAAAATGTCAGTGTCGGATGGTAAATCAGAATCTACCTTACCTGCAGGCAATGAAGAACAAGAAGACACAGAAGTAACAGAATCCGGGATTCAAAAAGCAGGGGATAAAGGGTTACTTGCACTACCTGTATCAAGTAATGATTGTACATTAGCATTAAGTGACGGTAGAGAAAAGGAATGTTTAGCATTAGGCGATGGTAGCGAAGATGAAGAAAGTTATGATTCAGGATTTGAAGAGGAAGAAGAAATAATAGAGCAATTATCCGATTCCGATGGGGGTAACCTTAAAATAACGGAAGTTGATACGGCTGTTCCTCTTGAACAGAAAGCAAAAAAAGAAATGCAAACGCAAATTTCAGAAAATGCTCCTACTTTAAATCAAGCGAAAGTTGTTAATACTATTGTAAATAATATGATTCGTAATAGATTAGATGCATCTATGAATATGTCTAATAATATGGTAGCGGTAGGAGCCGGTGATGATGAAGAATCTCGTATAAAAAGAGGTTTATGGATGCGTGGTATGTACGGCACTAATAATCATGGACGCGTAGAAAATATGACCGGTTATAGAGGTACTAACAAAGGTGCTACTATTGGGTTTGACGTTGAAATCGACAATAATATTCTAGGTATAGCTTATAGTAATGTTCATTCAGTATTTAAATTTAAAAATAGTAAAAATAATGATAAAGAACTTATTGATAGTCATGTGGTTTCTATTTACAGACAAAAAGAATTACCGAGGAATTTTGTACTACAAGCTTTAGTATCTGCTTCTAAAAACTTTATTAAAGATAAGACGACTTATTCATACGGTGATAATAAAATTAGAAGTAATGTAAAACATCGTAATCATAGTTATAATGCAGAAGCATTACTGAATTATAATTATCTTTTGCAAAACAAGCTCGTTATTACCCCAAATATTGGCTTGAGATATGGGAAGTCACGAGATGGAGTATATAATGAAACCGGTATTAACGTACAAGAAATAGCTCTTACAATGAAAGAGAATAATATATTGTCCGGAATTGTCGGTACTAAAGTCAAAGTACCTTTAAAAGATGTTCTAAAATTTA of Rickettsia tillamookensis contains these proteins:
- a CDS encoding autotransporter outer membrane beta-barrel domain-containing protein; translated protein: MNKLTEQNLLKKSRFLKYSLLASISVGAIIAIPFEGMASSNQKALFRDALEKKLSLRLSQSNGNRDTTNTPQQIGTVIVPEPERNTYTSSEIREMEISKQSKAFNPSNPLKDIPIEDHYKKVARSKSDVGKARKVRPPTRSKTFVGAEKVEQNQNNYTPEPTEQTPQKPEIIITASSPTVSPASNGFVTAPNTPNTTLTSPEHYTTAPGTPSTPATPYQPIPDSKPNDNLGAKTPPNTNSKVVRKLLFSSEPQQTVQSSTQAKPPVPPKPLLSSAEVAKKMVDNILRVNEKLGSKLADVESTIKNTQGKKNKKPLQQLQKQIVSSQKKTKALKLEAAEIGIKIKALDEENKSLASWNKKTGGVKNKRELDKDSVKLKENNKKIDELEQKLINKNTEANRLSEEIDISVNKVVLIKPQVKAPVTEMPPAWSFLNQQQQLEVLTQQQKVNAARQAVVDKKKRAEANEVKRNSAEYKDLISEREEVQLEQNQRHIAVEKTKKQQQAEDKQRTERKKKRKEENHQKEKARDIVRIREDITKKMQQISNANTTSNRLQELELKVGAIEDKKQRQEAQKQLSKIKKQEKAIKAAADEAQKILNDAKKEASRTKLKKLQEQMDNHVAMVTNDKIEENIKKLEGLALTPSTTSSATISKQSLTAKSTMQLSHELQRTLPEDEDGYLVPNQAQPQTYMLNQEVAEAKSMDSGLGSLPSGISGKETDEDTEFNLGWENVPHMQTNSSLESNPMLAILQQQIQENRSKVSGQLPSHPKDIYEAKVSQYINYLNSIQPNQSNQAQIDSVIDSLVTEMRKLSVDQFNQKLSEIAPLVGIKAYEGLVSKVYKIQQANLLQITTTDESSRSDKNWKNPALYSLSSELDKKGLEYLGLAGDAFAQKSKQPDTLAIETDADVGFNPNWGNGYFMPTANMNSLPKNLAVTPPINVRSLYNSPQAQQFRENHKTAIINAINSLSSSGVPKESIDPTIIKSLPYLDNDQYQEVVLRVDRVHDINTRGYLLSKLKQLGELEVRELTGVYASLYNTATPEVLREAEALLDRSQGRLNLVDSTIKGTQPLSNLSTIYEPVSYENLASETIYNREQPKSSISCKNTGKRKLAKTPLFSAELDKKLDYLDLGDKLLKVEEDRRVKEKQAIAILNQYQDPENLEFKRLAIEALDLSSKESQLKEKRKAIEAAFSLNEGYSSTDVSSSRSYSAGDISDLLSNTESNLSRSPSINGLEDLSGSNVMKLGKLKSEHEKIANDYKAKELELDTLNHDDPKFKKLMLEVFEMSKEKIWLEGEIKHLNTESKPKVTESKPVFSRSSSASSLNIFGSNEDLSGDNTGDIGVGHRYGAEDSCPTPDQSSSKIANSSDKNSSETKLALLRTYQMAVIVKRQELEQLPSTSSEAAQIVQQIEVLREEEELVSKVLSRAEKDPLAFDQAFSFEEINKELKKYDAEIPISLDPQYNSDEDIAILVSSLDEEVEKFNREMDKMSVSDGKSESTLPAGNEEQEDTEVTESGIQKAGDKGLLALPVSSNDCTLALSDGREKECLALGDGSEDEESYDSGFEEEEEIIEQLSDSDGGNLKITEVDTAVPLEQKAKKEMQTQISENAPTLNQAKVVNTIVNNMIRNRLDASMNMSNNMVAVGAGDDEESRIKRGLWMRGMYGTNNHGRVENMTGYRGTNKGATIGFDVEIDNNILGIAYSNVHSVFKFKNSKNNDKELIDSHVVSIYRQKELPRNFVLQALVSASKNFIKDKTTYSYGDNKIRSNVKHRNHSYNAEALLNYNYLLQNKLVITPNIGLRYGKSRDGVYNETGINVQEIALTMKENNILSGIVGTKVKVPLKDVLKFNNLGLTFQGAVEHNFKEKTQRINRVVKIFDTEFKQNYAIPKQPKTSYNLGTGIIGNIKNTTISLDYNYYLNKHYRSHQGSVKLKVNL